One window of the Pseudomonadota bacterium genome contains the following:
- a CDS encoding SDR family oxidoreductase, translating into MWLDQMGRQGMDYWVRAAGMGLGSAIAVAELGERFWGRLVDDQRASIDLAFRSAAEHYRSLAGFLSPNALSLFRSTPSRLALVTGARGILGTTVCERLAESGFRVAATYPPSEATHARQRRDHHGRHGDITVVECDIGRFEDCARLARWAERRYGAVDILVHCTAPEARCAESEHWRAVLDAGLDGLFNLARNLIPGMSKRRYGRIITIVSSGSAGTPTPQVAAAKAGILGFTRALAREVQDQGITVNTVSAGCLETAPEDASHTILRLLNLNCLDQPEEIARAAAFLAADEQCTYTGHDVASRRRASFAEAEVIDLGQAQRVQEKRRSCDRLFAS; encoded by the coding sequence ATGTGGCTCGATCAGATGGGCAGGCAGGGGATGGATTACTGGGTCCGCGCCGCGGGCATGGGCCTCGGATCGGCTATCGCCGTGGCCGAGCTCGGCGAACGCTTTTGGGGCCGGCTCGTGGACGACCAGCGCGCGAGCATCGACCTGGCCTTCAGGAGCGCGGCCGAGCACTACCGTTCGCTCGCGGGGTTCCTCTCGCCCAATGCCCTCTCCTTATTCCGCTCCACGCCCTCACGCCTCGCGCTCGTGACCGGCGCCCGGGGTATTCTCGGCACTACCGTGTGCGAGCGGCTCGCGGAGTCCGGGTTTCGGGTGGCCGCGACCTATCCGCCTTCCGAAGCCACCCATGCCAGGCAGCGGCGCGATCACCATGGCCGCCATGGTGACATCACCGTCGTCGAGTGCGACATCGGCCGCTTCGAGGACTGCGCCCGGCTTGCGCGCTGGGCGGAGCGACGTTACGGGGCGGTGGACATCCTGGTCCATTGCACCGCTCCGGAAGCACGGTGCGCCGAGAGCGAACACTGGAGAGCGGTGCTCGATGCCGGCCTCGACGGGCTCTTCAACCTCGCCCGCAACCTGATCCCGGGGATGTCGAAGCGCCGTTACGGACGCATCATCACCATCGTCTCGAGCGGCAGCGCCGGGACGCCCACCCCCCAGGTCGCGGCAGCCAAGGCCGGCATACTGGGGTTCACGCGCGCGCTCGCACGTGAGGTTCAGGACCAGGGGATCACCGTGAACACGGTGTCTGCCGGGTGTTTAGAAACCGCCCCGGAAGACGCCAGTCACACGATCCTGCGCCTGCTCAACCTGAACTGCCTGGACCAGCCCGAAGAGATCGCCAGGGCCGCCGCCTTCCTGGCGGCCGACGAGCAATGTACCTATACCGGCCATGATGTCGCCAGCCGGCGGCGGGCGTCGTTCGCGGAGGCGGAGGTCATCGACCTCGGTCAAGCACAAAGGGTCCAGGAAAAAAGGCGGTCTTGCGACCGCCTTTTCGCGTCATAG
- the phaR gene encoding polyhydroxyalkanoate synthesis repressor PhaR, producing MEDKRIIKKYPNRRLYDTVESKYITLADVRGLVLENVAFCVKDQKSGEDITRSILLQIISEQEGCGEPIFSTDALTRIIRFYGDTVQGVAASFLEQSLSLFSEQQKRFHAQINEAVKRNPLTAMTEITQHNLEMIKKMQDSFFKAAGLARGQDGEAEAEGSDKNNTG from the coding sequence ATGGAAGACAAGCGCATCATCAAGAAGTACCCCAATCGGCGTCTTTACGACACGGTCGAAAGCAAGTACATCACCTTGGCCGACGTGCGCGGGTTGGTCCTGGAGAACGTCGCGTTCTGCGTCAAGGACCAAAAGAGCGGCGAGGACATCACGCGCAGCATCCTGTTGCAGATCATCAGCGAGCAGGAGGGCTGCGGTGAGCCGATCTTCAGCACCGATGCGCTGACCCGGATCATCCGTTTCTATGGCGACACCGTCCAGGGTGTCGCGGCGAGCTTTTTGGAGCAAAGCCTTTCGCTCTTCAGCGAGCAACAGAAGCGCTTTCACGCCCAGATCAATGAAGCGGTCAAGCGCAACCCCTTGACGGCCATGACCGAGATCACCCAACACAACCTCGAGATGATCAAGAAGATGCAGGACAGCTTCTTCAAGGCCGCGGGTCTCGCGCGCGGACAAGACGGAGAGGCAGAGGCAGAGGGCTCGGACAAGAATAATACAGGCTGA
- the phbB gene encoding acetoacetyl-CoA reductase has product MKTELAGRVALVTGGTSGIGAAICRQLADSGARVATNYRNEDKARQWLSEVRAQGYDFKTYGVDVRDFEGCGQMVAAIETDLGPIDIVVNNAGISMDVTFRKMTREQWDTVLGINLDSLFNVTRQVIGGMIDRGFGRIINISSINGQKGQIGQANYTTTKAGMHGFTMSLAQEVARKGITVNTVSPGYIATEMVMAVPENIRKQIIAQIPVGRLGEAQEVAYLVDFLASDKACFITGANLATNGGQHMM; this is encoded by the coding sequence ATGAAAACGGAGCTCGCGGGGCGCGTGGCGCTCGTCACGGGTGGCACGAGCGGGATCGGGGCCGCGATTTGCCGGCAACTCGCCGACTCGGGGGCCAGGGTCGCGACAAACTACCGCAACGAGGACAAGGCCCGGCAGTGGCTATCCGAGGTGCGCGCGCAGGGCTACGACTTCAAGACCTACGGCGTGGACGTCCGGGACTTCGAGGGCTGCGGCCAGATGGTCGCGGCGATCGAGACGGACCTCGGTCCCATCGACATCGTGGTCAACAACGCGGGGATCTCCATGGACGTGACGTTTCGCAAGATGACCCGCGAGCAGTGGGACACCGTGCTCGGCATCAACCTCGACAGCCTCTTCAACGTGACCCGGCAGGTGATCGGCGGCATGATCGACCGCGGCTTCGGGCGCATCATCAACATCTCCTCGATCAACGGGCAGAAGGGCCAGATCGGGCAGGCCAACTACACGACCACCAAGGCCGGCATGCACGGCTTCACCATGTCGCTGGCGCAAGAAGTGGCGCGCAAGGGCATCACCGTCAATACCGTGTCGCCCGGCTATATCGCGACCGAGATGGTGATGGCGGTGCCGGAGAACATCCGCAAACAGATCATCGCGCAGATCCCGGTCGGGCGTCTGGGCGAGGCCCAGGAGGTCGCCTATCTGGTCGATTTCCTGGCCTCCGACAAGGCGTGCTTCATCACCGGGGCGAACCTCGCGACGAACGGGGGCCAGCACATGATGTGA
- a CDS encoding acetyl-CoA C-acetyltransferase, giving the protein MSDVVIVAAGRTAIGSFGGSLSTIPAATLGARVIANLLSRTGIPAEAVDDVILGQVLTAGVGMNPARQAAIGAGLPHTVPCMTINKVCGSGLKAVALAAQAVRAGDAEIAVAGGQENMSLAPHVLPGSRNGQKMGEWKLVDTMINEGLWDIFNNIHMGITAENIVKKYRISREEQDAFAALSQERAEAAQKAGRFKDEIIPIEIPQKKGDPIVFDTDEFPRHGTTAESLAKLRPAFDKEGTVTAGNASGINDGAAAVIVTSAARAKALGLTPLCRIAAYASAGVDPAIMGTGPIPATRRCLEKAGWKVQDLDLIEANEAFAAQAISVNRDLGWDLDRVNVNGGAIALGHPIGASGARVLCSLLYELKRRDAHRGLATLCIGGGQGMALAVER; this is encoded by the coding sequence ATGTCGGATGTCGTCATCGTCGCCGCGGGCCGCACGGCCATCGGCTCATTCGGAGGCAGCCTGTCGACTATCCCAGCCGCGACCTTGGGCGCCAGGGTCATCGCCAACCTCTTGTCGCGAACCGGGATCCCAGCCGAGGCCGTGGACGATGTGATCCTGGGCCAGGTCCTGACCGCGGGGGTCGGCATGAACCCGGCCCGGCAGGCGGCGATCGGGGCCGGCTTGCCGCACACGGTGCCCTGCATGACCATCAACAAGGTATGCGGCAGCGGCCTCAAGGCCGTCGCCCTCGCCGCCCAGGCCGTCCGCGCCGGTGACGCCGAGATCGCCGTCGCCGGGGGACAGGAGAACATGAGCCTCGCGCCGCACGTGCTGCCGGGCTCGCGCAACGGGCAGAAGATGGGCGAGTGGAAGCTCGTGGACACCATGATCAATGAGGGCCTGTGGGACATCTTCAACAACATCCACATGGGGATCACGGCCGAGAACATCGTCAAGAAATATCGGATCAGCCGCGAGGAACAGGATGCCTTCGCGGCACTGTCCCAAGAGCGCGCCGAGGCCGCCCAGAAGGCCGGGCGCTTCAAAGACGAGATCATCCCCATCGAGATCCCGCAGAAGAAGGGCGACCCGATCGTCTTCGACACCGACGAGTTTCCGCGCCATGGGACGACGGCGGAGTCCCTCGCCAAGCTCAGGCCGGCCTTCGACAAGGAGGGCACCGTGACGGCCGGCAACGCCTCCGGGATCAACGACGGGGCGGCCGCCGTGATCGTCACGAGCGCCGCGCGCGCCAAGGCCCTCGGCCTCACGCCGCTGTGCCGCATCGCCGCCTACGCGAGCGCCGGGGTGGACCCGGCCATCATGGGCACAGGCCCCATCCCGGCCACGCGCCGTTGCCTGGAGAAGGCGGGTTGGAAGGTCCAGGATCTCGACCTGATCGAGGCCAACGAGGCCTTCGCGGCCCAGGCTATCTCGGTGAACCGCGATCTCGGCTGGGACCTCGACCGGGTCAACGTCAACGGCGGGGCCATCGCGCTCGGCCACCCGATCGGCGCCTCCGGGGCGCGCGTCCTCTGCTCCCTGCTCTACGAGCTGAAACGCCGCGATGCCCATCGCGGTCTCGCGACGCTCTGCATCGGCGGCGGCCAGGGTATGGCCTTGGCGGTGGAACGGTAG
- the lpdA gene encoding dihydrolipoyl dehydrogenase: protein MSFGSITLGSMTLGVEHYDCLVIGAGPGGYTAAIRAAQLGMKTACAEAFRDPAGKPVLGGTCLNVGCIPSKALLDSSHHFHHIAHEAKAHGIGVEGLRLDLATMLARKDQVVRALTQGIAGLFKKHGITWLQGHGRLRGGGQVEISPWEGGAPLTVSASHLIIATGSVPAPLPGVPIDNDRICDSTGALAFTEVPGRLGIIGAGVIGIELGSVWRRLGSEVVLLEALETWLPSADTDITRQAAKELKRQGLQIRLGCAVQGVERQGQEVRLAYRVGETIEWLGVDRLVVAVGRRPNTEGLGVEAAGVKLDARGFIEVDGQCRTTSEGIYAIGDVVAGPMLAHRASEEGVAVAERIAGQSPAVDHGLIPWVIYTWPEIAWVGPSEQALKAEGRAYRGGRFPLQASGRARAMGETAGLVKVLADEKTDRILGVHLFAPQASELIAEAVLAMSFDASAEDLARTVHAHPTLAEAIHEAALAVDGRPINL, encoded by the coding sequence ATGAGCTTTGGCTCGATTACCTTGGGCTCGATGACCTTGGGCGTGGAGCACTACGACTGCCTCGTGATCGGGGCCGGGCCGGGCGGGTATACGGCGGCCATTCGGGCCGCCCAACTGGGGATGAAGACGGCCTGCGCCGAGGCCTTTAGGGATCCCGCGGGAAAACCGGTGCTCGGTGGCACCTGCCTGAACGTCGGCTGCATCCCCTCCAAGGCCCTGCTCGATTCCTCGCACCATTTCCACCACATCGCCCACGAGGCGAAGGCCCACGGGATCGGTGTCGAGGGCCTCCGCCTGGACCTCGCCACGATGCTGGCACGCAAGGACCAGGTGGTCCGGGCCTTGACGCAGGGGATCGCCGGGCTCTTCAAGAAGCACGGCATCACCTGGCTTCAGGGACATGGGCGGCTTCGGGGCGGCGGGCAGGTCGAGATCAGCCCGTGGGAGGGTGGCGCGCCGCTCACCGTCTCTGCAAGCCACCTCATCATCGCGACCGGCTCGGTGCCGGCCCCGCTGCCGGGCGTGCCCATCGACAACGACCGCATCTGCGACTCGACCGGGGCGCTGGCCTTCACCGAGGTCCCCGGTCGCCTCGGGATCATCGGGGCCGGGGTCATCGGGATCGAGCTCGGGAGCGTGTGGCGGCGCCTGGGCTCGGAGGTCGTGCTGCTCGAGGCCCTGGAGACCTGGCTGCCGAGCGCGGATACCGACATCACCCGACAGGCCGCGAAGGAGCTCAAGCGCCAAGGCTTGCAGATCCGGCTCGGTTGCGCGGTACAGGGCGTCGAACGCCAGGGACAGGAGGTGCGCCTCGCCTATCGGGTCGGCGAAACGATCGAGTGGCTCGGCGTGGATCGGCTGGTGGTGGCCGTGGGACGGCGCCCGAATACCGAGGGCCTCGGGGTCGAGGCGGCGGGCGTGAAGCTCGATGCCCGCGGGTTCATCGAGGTCGATGGACAGTGCCGAACCACCTCGGAGGGGATCTACGCCATCGGTGATGTCGTGGCCGGACCCATGCTGGCGCACAGGGCCTCCGAAGAGGGGGTCGCGGTGGCCGAGCGCATCGCCGGGCAGTCCCCGGCGGTGGACCATGGGCTCATCCCCTGGGTCATCTACACCTGGCCCGAGATCGCCTGGGTCGGTCCGAGCGAACAGGCCCTCAAGGCGGAAGGCCGCGCCTATCGCGGCGGCCGCTTCCCGCTCCAGGCCAGCGGGCGGGCGCGGGCCATGGGTGAGACCGCCGGCCTCGTCAAGGTCCTCGCCGATGAGAAGACCGATCGCATCCTGGGCGTACACCTCTTCGCACCCCAAGCCTCCGAGCTCATCGCCGAGGCCGTCCTCGCCATGTCCTTCGACGCCAGCGCGGAGGACCTCGCGCGCACCGTCCATGCCCATCCGACGCTCGCCGAGGCGATCCACGAGGCGGCGCTGGCGGTGGATGGGCGTCCCATCAACCTCTGA
- the odhB gene encoding 2-oxoglutarate dehydrogenase complex dihydrolipoyllysine-residue succinyltransferase produces the protein MLVEVKVPQLAESIADATLLPWRKRVGERLTRGEPLVDLETDKVTLEVSAPEDGVLKELRKQEGQTAVSHETLAVIDTTLLKAVADLPPPPPPAAEPTPTTPGPEPPAPKPKSDNAKSDKEITKLSPAVRKLVAEHAIDPQAVPASGKDGRLTKSDVLTYLKPTEETAPPNAPPVAEPVAHADEAGERRVPMTRLRRRIAERLLAAQHQYAILTTFNEVDMQPVTALRDRHREAFEARHGVRLGFMSFFCKAAVAALKRYPIVNAAVEGEGIVYHDYYDLGIAVSSPRGLVVPVLRDVEHLSFGAIEAKLREYGEKAREAKLKVEELSGGTFTITNGGVFGSLLSTPILNPPQSAILGMHRIQDRPIAEGGQVMIRPMMYLALSYDHRIIDGREAVLFLVTLKQHLEDPARLLLDL, from the coding sequence GTGCTCGTCGAGGTCAAGGTCCCCCAGCTCGCCGAGTCGATCGCGGACGCCACGCTGCTCCCGTGGCGCAAGCGGGTGGGTGAGCGCCTCACACGCGGCGAGCCGCTCGTCGATCTCGAGACCGACAAGGTCACGCTCGAGGTCAGCGCCCCCGAGGATGGGGTCCTCAAAGAGCTGCGCAAGCAGGAGGGCCAGACCGCCGTGAGCCACGAGACCCTGGCCGTCATCGACACGACCCTCCTCAAAGCGGTTGCTGACCTCCCTCCCCCACCGCCCCCTGCTGCCGAGCCCACACCTACGACGCCTGGCCCCGAGCCTCCGGCACCCAAGCCCAAAAGTGACAATGCCAAAAGTGACAAGGAAATCACCAAGCTGAGCCCAGCCGTACGCAAGCTCGTGGCCGAGCATGCGATCGATCCGCAGGCGGTCCCGGCGAGTGGGAAGGACGGCCGCCTCACCAAATCCGACGTGCTCACGTATCTCAAGCCGACCGAGGAGACCGCACCTCCGAATGCGCCGCCGGTGGCCGAGCCCGTCGCGCATGCCGATGAGGCGGGGGAGCGGCGGGTCCCCATGACGCGGCTGCGCCGGCGCATCGCCGAGCGCTTGCTGGCCGCTCAACACCAGTACGCCATCCTCACCACCTTCAACGAGGTCGATATGCAGCCGGTGACCGCGCTGCGCGACCGTCACCGCGAGGCCTTCGAAGCCCGCCACGGGGTGCGCCTCGGGTTCATGTCGTTCTTCTGCAAGGCGGCGGTCGCGGCGCTCAAGCGCTACCCGATCGTGAACGCCGCGGTCGAGGGCGAGGGCATCGTCTATCACGACTATTACGACCTCGGCATCGCGGTCAGCTCCCCGCGCGGGCTCGTGGTGCCCGTCCTCCGCGACGTCGAGCACCTGTCTTTCGGTGCCATCGAGGCCAAGCTCCGGGAGTACGGCGAGAAGGCACGCGAGGCCAAGCTCAAGGTCGAGGAGCTGAGCGGCGGGACCTTCACGATCACCAACGGCGGGGTGTTCGGCTCGCTGCTCTCCACCCCGATCCTGAATCCCCCGCAGAGCGCCATCCTCGGCATGCACCGCATCCAGGACCGCCCCATCGCCGAGGGCGGCCAGGTGATGATCCGGCCCATGATGTACCTGGCGCTCTCCTACGACCATCGCATCATCGACGGGCGCGAGGCGGTGTTATTCCTCGTGACCCTGAAGCAGCACCTCGAAGACCCCGCGCGCCTGCTCCTCGACCTCTAA
- a CDS encoding 2-oxoglutarate dehydrogenase E1 component translates to MQKPTSTLLSTANLGILEPLYEAFLRDPNVMDPAWREVFSDLADGAGHPQATSREAADAGLDDRFQKQVAVLQLINAYRFRGHRQADLDPLRQYERPEVAELDPAFHGLTDEDLDTTFNTGSLVGPAKATLREILDIARATYCRTVGAEYMHINDTHQKRWIQQRLEAGRGQPGLSPAKRHRVLERLIAATTLEQFLHRKYVGQKRFSLEGGESTIPLLDDLVQGAGRLGVQEVVIGMAHRGRINVLVNTVGKHPAELFDEFEGKGKDGVGSGDVKYHLGYSSDIATPGGPVHLTLSFNPSHLEIIDPVVQGSVRARQERRHDKTRNSVLSILLHGDAAFAGQGVVMETLNLSQTRGYTTGGTIHVVVNNQIGFTTSDPLDSRSTLYCTDVAKMVQAPILHVNGDDPEAVVMVAGLALDYRMEFNKDVVIDLVCYRKHGHSEADEPAATQPIMYQKVRQQPPVVETYAAKLVAEGVVGGQERQALERHYVESLEHNEVVAGALVYNIKNELRVSFEPYHGKHWREPCETQITSDRIRALAERFTEVPGHFELHRAVTRIIEQRREMAHGKLPMDWGCAETLAYASLVDEGFPVRLSGQDSERGTFFHRHAVIHDQKTDETFVPLQHIRAGQASFLTVNSILSEEAVLGFEYGFSSSEPNALVVWEAQFGDFANGAQVVIDQFITSCEAKWGRLCGLVLLLPHGYDGQGPEHSSARLERYLQLAAEENIQVCVPSTPAQCFHLLRRQVLRCYRKPLVVMSPKSLLRHRLATSTLPEITHGRFEPVMHEVDPLDPKGVDRVLVCSGKVYFDLLEARRAHKIQDTAIVRVEQLYPFPVEEMDAALAAYPNALDLVWVQEEPRNQGAWVYLLARLHLFGRLHEPQQLRLVARPYSASPAVGYSSKHLEQQQALVDEALRLDRMPLARQMTA, encoded by the coding sequence ATGCAGAAACCAACCTCTACGCTCCTTTCGACGGCGAATCTGGGGATCCTGGAACCGCTCTATGAGGCGTTCCTACGGGATCCCAACGTCATGGACCCCGCCTGGCGCGAGGTCTTTTCCGACCTCGCGGATGGCGCCGGACACCCACAAGCCACCTCACGCGAGGCCGCCGATGCGGGGCTGGACGACCGCTTTCAAAAGCAAGTCGCCGTGCTCCAGCTCATCAATGCCTACCGCTTTCGTGGCCATCGGCAGGCCGACCTCGACCCCTTGCGCCAATACGAACGCCCGGAAGTGGCGGAGCTCGACCCGGCCTTCCACGGGCTCACGGACGAGGACCTCGATACGACCTTCAACACCGGGTCGCTGGTCGGTCCGGCCAAGGCCACCTTGCGCGAGATCCTCGACATCGCGCGCGCCACCTATTGCCGCACCGTCGGCGCCGAGTACATGCACATCAACGACACCCACCAGAAGCGCTGGATCCAACAGCGCCTCGAGGCCGGCCGGGGGCAGCCCGGGCTGTCGCCGGCGAAGAGGCACCGGGTCCTGGAACGTCTGATCGCGGCCACCACGCTCGAGCAGTTTCTGCACAGGAAGTACGTGGGGCAGAAGCGCTTCTCTCTCGAGGGCGGCGAGAGCACCATCCCGCTACTCGACGATCTGGTCCAGGGGGCCGGGAGGCTCGGGGTCCAGGAGGTCGTGATCGGCATGGCCCACCGCGGCCGCATCAATGTCCTCGTGAACACCGTGGGCAAGCACCCGGCCGAGCTCTTCGACGAGTTCGAGGGCAAGGGCAAGGACGGGGTCGGCTCCGGCGACGTCAAGTATCACCTCGGTTATTCCTCGGACATCGCCACGCCGGGCGGCCCGGTCCATCTCACCTTGTCCTTCAATCCCTCGCACCTCGAGATCATCGATCCGGTGGTGCAGGGCTCGGTGCGGGCCCGCCAGGAGCGCCGCCACGACAAGACCCGCAACTCGGTGTTGTCCATCCTCCTGCACGGAGACGCGGCCTTCGCCGGCCAGGGGGTGGTCATGGAGACCCTGAACCTGTCGCAGACCCGCGGCTATACGACCGGGGGGACGATCCACGTGGTCGTGAACAACCAGATCGGGTTCACCACCAGCGATCCGCTCGATTCACGCTCGACGCTCTACTGCACCGATGTGGCCAAGATGGTCCAGGCGCCCATACTGCACGTCAACGGCGATGACCCGGAGGCCGTGGTCATGGTCGCCGGGCTGGCCCTGGATTACCGCATGGAGTTCAACAAGGACGTGGTGATCGACCTCGTGTGCTATCGCAAGCACGGCCACAGCGAGGCCGACGAGCCGGCGGCGACCCAGCCCATCATGTACCAGAAGGTCCGACAGCAACCGCCGGTGGTCGAGACCTATGCGGCCAAGTTGGTGGCCGAAGGGGTGGTCGGCGGCCAGGAACGGCAGGCTCTGGAACGGCATTACGTGGAATCGCTGGAGCACAACGAGGTCGTGGCCGGGGCACTCGTCTACAACATCAAGAACGAGCTGCGCGTGAGCTTCGAGCCCTACCACGGCAAACACTGGCGCGAGCCCTGCGAGACCCAGATCACTTCGGACCGGATCCGGGCGCTCGCCGAGCGGTTCACCGAGGTACCGGGGCATTTCGAGTTGCACCGTGCTGTCACCCGGATCATCGAGCAACGCCGCGAGATGGCCCACGGCAAGCTCCCCATGGACTGGGGATGTGCCGAGACCCTGGCCTATGCGAGCCTGGTCGATGAGGGCTTCCCGGTGCGGCTGTCCGGTCAGGACAGCGAGCGCGGCACCTTCTTCCACCGCCATGCCGTCATCCACGACCAGAAGACCGACGAGACCTTCGTCCCCCTGCAGCACATCCGCGCGGGCCAGGCGAGTTTTCTGACCGTCAACTCCATCCTCTCCGAGGAGGCGGTCCTGGGGTTCGAGTACGGCTTCAGCAGCTCCGAGCCCAATGCGCTGGTGGTGTGGGAGGCCCAGTTCGGCGACTTCGCGAACGGGGCGCAGGTCGTGATCGACCAGTTCATCACCTCCTGCGAGGCCAAGTGGGGGCGTTTGTGCGGTCTCGTGTTGTTGCTGCCGCACGGCTATGACGGCCAGGGCCCGGAGCATTCCTCGGCGCGCCTCGAGCGTTATCTCCAGTTGGCCGCCGAGGAGAACATCCAGGTGTGCGTCCCGAGCACCCCGGCGCAGTGCTTTCATCTCCTGCGGCGCCAGGTGCTGCGCTGCTACCGCAAACCGCTCGTGGTCATGAGCCCGAAGAGCCTGTTGCGCCATCGGCTCGCGACCTCCACCCTGCCGGAGATCACCCATGGGCGCTTCGAGCCCGTGATGCACGAGGTCGATCCCCTCGATCCGAAAGGCGTGGACCGCGTGCTGGTGTGCAGCGGCAAAGTGTACTTCGATCTATTGGAGGCGCGCCGGGCGCACAAGATCCAGGACACGGCCATCGTTCGCGTCGAGCAGCTCTACCCCTTCCCGGTCGAGGAGATGGACGCCGCGCTCGCGGCCTATCCCAACGCCCTGGACCTCGTGTGGGTCCAGGAGGAGCCGCGCAACCAGGGGGCCTGGGTGTATCTCTTGGCGCGCCTGCACCTGTTCGGGCGGCTGCACGAGCCCCAGCAACTCCGGCTCGTGGCGCGCCCCTACTCTGCGTCGCCGGCGGTCGGCTACAGCTCCAAGCACCTCGAGCAACAGCAGGCCCTGGTGGACGAGGCGCTCAGGCTCGATCGCATGCCCCTGGCCCGGCAGATGACCGCGTAA
- a CDS encoding citrate synthase: MANETVTITDNSTGKSIECPILRGSDGPAVVDISELYDRLGMFTLDPGYGATASCRSGITYIDGDHGILRYRGYPIEQLAERSTFLDVAYLLIYGDLPTSSQMTEFDSSLREHNMVHEHLTRFFGGYRYDAHPMSMMVGVMGAMASYYHDIMNIYSEEDQDMTVRRILAKMPNLAAKCYKHPAGRPFVYPNNSLGYVENFLNMMFAIPSEPYVINSIAVRALDLLLILHADHEQNASTSAVRLAGSTESNPYTCVAAGIATLWGKAHGGANEAVIQMLNDIKDPKDVQKFVDRAKDKQDGYRLMGFGHRVYKNYDPRAKCIQEACHEVLHHLANAQRPIFEIAMKLEEIALKDPFFQERKLYPNVDFYSGIILQALGIPTRMFTVMFALARVAGWLAQWREMIRKEHEGFRIGRPRQLYVGPAERDYVPMNER, translated from the coding sequence ATGGCGAACGAGACGGTCACGATCACTGACAACAGCACCGGCAAGAGCATCGAGTGCCCGATCTTGCGGGGCAGCGATGGCCCCGCGGTGGTCGATATCAGCGAGCTTTACGATCGGCTGGGGATGTTCACCCTGGACCCGGGGTATGGGGCCACGGCGAGTTGCCGCAGCGGCATCACCTACATTGATGGCGATCACGGCATCCTGCGCTACCGGGGCTATCCCATCGAACAACTGGCCGAGCGCAGCACCTTCCTGGACGTGGCCTACCTTCTCATCTACGGGGATCTGCCCACGTCCTCACAGATGACGGAGTTCGACTCCTCGCTCCGCGAGCACAACATGGTGCACGAGCACCTGACCCGGTTCTTCGGGGGTTACCGCTACGATGCCCATCCGATGTCGATGATGGTGGGGGTGATGGGCGCCATGGCCTCCTACTATCACGACATCATGAACATCTACAGCGAGGAAGACCAGGACATGACGGTGCGCCGCATCCTCGCCAAGATGCCCAACCTCGCCGCGAAATGCTACAAGCATCCGGCCGGCCGCCCGTTCGTGTATCCCAACAACTCACTGGGCTACGTCGAGAACTTCCTGAACATGATGTTCGCGATCCCCTCGGAGCCGTACGTCATCAACTCAATCGCGGTACGCGCCCTCGATCTCCTGCTGATCCTGCACGCGGACCACGAGCAGAACGCCAGCACCTCGGCGGTGCGACTGGCGGGCAGCACCGAGAGCAACCCCTATACCTGTGTGGCGGCCGGCATCGCGACCCTATGGGGCAAGGCTCACGGTGGCGCGAACGAGGCCGTGATCCAGATGCTGAACGACATCAAGGACCCGAAGGACGTGCAGAAATTCGTCGATCGCGCCAAGGACAAGCAGGACGGCTACCGGCTCATGGGCTTCGGTCATCGCGTCTACAAGAACTACGACCCGCGCGCCAAGTGCATCCAAGAGGCCTGTCACGAGGTCCTCCATCACCTGGCCAACGCCCAGCGCCCGATCTTCGAGATCGCTATGAAGCTCGAGGAGATCGCGTTGAAGGATCCGTTCTTCCAGGAGCGCAAGCTCTATCCCAACGTCGATTTCTATTCTGGGATCATCCTGCAGGCGCTCGGCATCCCGACGCGCATGTTCACGGTGATGTTCGCCCTGGCGCGTGTCGCGGGCTGGCTCGCCCAATGGCGCGAGATGATCCGCAAGGAGCACGAGGGCTTCCGCATCGGCCGGCCCAGACAGCTCTATGTGGGGCCCGCGGAGCGCGATTACGTACCTATGAACGAACGCTGA